Proteins encoded by one window of Salvia splendens isolate huo1 chromosome 7, SspV2, whole genome shotgun sequence:
- the LOC121742020 gene encoding uncharacterized protein LOC121742020 produces the protein MRACLIQKIIPAIKAKWPENMSKEIFIQHDNAKPHIHHNDADFQSVASTDGFKFHIRCQPPQSPDCNVLDLGYFRAIQSLQDDKVAKGVDDLLRNVHSSFDELSSYTLNNVFLTLQGCLTEILKVQGGNGYKTPHMNKERLARMGTLPDALEVEGVVKAAVAYLQQPEHDVSTNYDISGVTEAVCFY, from the exons ATGAGAGCATGCCTAATTCAGAAG ATCATACCAGCAATCAAGGCAAAATGGCCAGAGAATATGAGCAAGGAGATTTTCATTCAACATGACAATGCCAAGCCTCATATACACCACAATGATGCTGACTTTCAATCAGTTGCATCCACAGATGGGTTCAAGTTTCACATCAGGTGCCAACCACCACAATCCCCAGATTGCAATGTGTTGGATTTGGGATATTTTAGAGCAATCCAATCTCTACAGGATGATAAGGTGGCTAAGGGAGTGGATGACTTGTTGAGGAATGTGCATAGCTCCTTTGATGAACTTAGCTCATACACACTCAACAATGTTTTCCTTACACTACAAGGTTGTCTAACTGAGATTCTTAAGGTGCAAGGGGGCAATGGCTACAAGACTCCACACATGAATAAAGAGAGGTTAGCAAGGATGGGGACACTGCCAGATGCATTAGAGGTTGAAGGAGTTGTGAAGGCTGCTGTGGCATACCTCCAACAGCCAGAACATGATGTGAGTACAAATTATGACATCTCAGGTGTCACAGAAGCTGTATGCTTCTACTGA